One Coffea arabica cultivar ET-39 chromosome 5e, Coffea Arabica ET-39 HiFi, whole genome shotgun sequence DNA segment encodes these proteins:
- the LOC113690949 gene encoding GBF-interacting protein 1 isoform X2: protein MNSNASDVHRVAAGNLEKTIQDIKEIAGKHSDDDIYAMLKECNMDPNETAQRLLYLDTFHEVKKKRDKRKSNVSIQANERPRWTSGMQRRGARGGRGNDYYTNIPNDAGCRRQVNARQENSGPSHAERSAKLLLPVQPRTASNAAPHSTNSSVTPVYGPRSVSNGGSSNEHIPRASAVNIMDLGRGTSVADVNKLIKRPALPALAVKQLSNLNPGPTPTSTPTTASNSSSAPVSGVYSSASDPVLLPSLNPRNPGAVGTIKRETGNQRCAVEIIGSSSESRLTAGQDVRNRSQAGTETNNRASQEVEKSQYPEPSRTSSLLNHDKSSTVNNKQDGWPTQQVNGPSKVMKSQGETVALGANMQSLPELNSSVLEQATPQLEMKLEKLNISNRQPVIFPDHIQVPEAFRNGLTFGSLDDASGLSKNGIKDSKCVERTVLMNHDAAREPPIRHHVASSAALEDDCPGHSQTHSNAPENLSPLEVDASSAAAVKSDHLKPEMPPLTGGSQYPHLQTASEYSFGFVPPMLGPHVVQVEATEVGNSPVPSTSGSSQPATQPFGVGQNSVAISPQLIPLLRQPYPSNYIYNPYFPQLYLSHSAHQFLGHSGFAQQASTGNIYMPPPAAATGVKFPVPSMYKPGAIAGNMGQFGIPSGYGSYGSSAVGYGLGAAMTPGSSAGNEDLAAAELKEKNIYSTLKQSEEPHVWTSAPGRDMSTLQANIFYNFPQGQHLAYSPGQGPLSGVYHFAQTTGAPTTVQSLAQQPQAVAGSVESVVDPTGTYQQPHSMINWNTKFLNRENV from the exons ATACATTTCATGAGGTCAAAAAGAAGCGTGATAAGAGGAAATCT AATGTAAGCATCCAAGCCAATGAACGACCTAGATGGACATCTGGCATGCAGCGGCGAGGGGCTAGGGGTGGTCGTGGGAACGATTATTATACAAATATTCCTAATG ATGCTGGATGCAGAAGACAAGTGAATGCCAGGCAGGAAAATAGTGGCCCTAGCCATGCAGAGAGAAGTGCCAAGCTTTTGCTGCCAGTTCAGCCTAGAACTGCAAGCAATGCAGCACCTCATAGTACTAA TTCTTCAGTTACCCCTGTTTATGGACCCAGAAGTGTATCTAATGGGGGCTCAAGCAATGAACATATTCCCCGAGCATCTGCAGTTAATATTATGGACCTCGGTCGGGGTACTTCTGTTGCTGATgtcaataaattgataaaaaggCCAGCTCTGCCAGCTCTTGCTGTGAAGCAGCTTTCAAATTTAAATCCTGGCCCCACTCCTACCTCTACACCGACTACTGCCTCCAATAGTTCATCAG CTCCTGTCTCAGGTGTCTATTCATCTGCTTCAGATCCAGTGCTACTACCATCTCTCAACCCCCGAAACCCAGGAGCAGTGGGCACCATAAAACGTGAGACAGGAAATCAGCGATGTGCTGTTGAGATTATTGGTTCTTCATCAGAAAGCAGGTTGACTGCCGGTCAAGATGTCAGAAACCGCAGTCAAGCTGGTACTGAAACCAACAACAGAGCATCCCAAGAAGTTGAGAAGAGTCAGTATCCTGAACCTTCAAGGACATCATCTTTGTTGAACCATGACAAGTCATCCACTGTGAATAACAAGCAGGATGGTTGGCCCACCCAACAAGTTAATGGTCCTTCAAAAG TGATGAAATCTCAGGGTGAAACTGTAGCACTTGGAGCCAATATGCAATCACTTCCTGAGCTGAATAGCTCTGTTCTGGAGCAAGCAACACCACAGCTTGAGATGAAGTTAGAGAAACTAAATATCTCCAACCGTCAACCAGTTATTTTTCCTGATCATATTCAAGTGCCTGAAGCTTTTCGGAATGGGCTGACATTTGGTAGTCTGGATGATGCTTCAGGATTGAGCAAAAATGGAATCAAGGACTCCAAGTGTGTGGAACGAACTGTACTGATGAACCATGATGCTGCTAGGGAACCACCTATTCG TCATCATGTTGCATCCTCGGCTGCCCTTGAGGATGACTGCCCTGGCCATTCACAAACTCATTCAAATGCACCTGAAAACTTATCACCTTTAGAAGTAGATGCCTCATCTGCTGCAGCTGTCAAGTCTGACCACTTGAAGCCAGAGATGCCACCGCTTACAGGAGGATCTCAGTACCCTCATCTGCAGACTGCCTCTGAGtatagttttggttttgtgcCACCAATGCTAGGGCCCCATGTTGTGCAGGTTGAAGCAACTGAG GTAGGGAATTCTCCAGTTCCATCAACGTCAGGTTCATCTCAACCTGCAACTCAGCCTTTCGGAGTTGGACAGAATTCTGTTGCTATTTCACCGCAATTGATTCCTTTGCTCCGGCAGCCATATCCGTCTAACTATATTTATAACCCTTATTTCCCTCAGCTTTATTTGTCCCATAGCGCCCACCAATTTCTGGGCCACAGTGGGTTCGCCCAACAAGCTTCAACTGGCAACATATATATGCCACCACCAGCAGCGGCCACAGGGGTTAAATTCCCTGTTCCATCAATGTACAAGCCTGGAGCCATTGCTGGAAATATGGGCCAGTTTGGTATTCCATCCGGATATGGTTCGTACGGGTCTTCTGCTGTTGGTTATGGTCTTGGTGCAGCCATGACGCCTGGTAGTTCTGCTGGTAACGAAGATCTTGCTGCAGCTGAGCTGAAGGAAAAGAACATTTATTCAACGCTTAAGCAG AGTGAGGAGCCACATGTCTGGACATCTGCTCCTGGACGAGATATGTCAACTTTGCAAGCAaatattttctacaactttcctcAGGGACAGCACCTTGCTTATTCCCCTGGTCAGGGCCCTTTATCTGGAGTGTATCATTTTGCTCAAACAACGGGGGCGCCAACAACTGTTCAGTCACTTGCCCAACAACCCCAGGCAGTTGCAGGATCAGTTGAATCTGTGGTTGATCCAACAGGCACATATCAACAACCTCACTCAATGATCAATTGGAACACCAAATTTCTGAACAGAGAGAATGTGTGA